The genomic region AGCACCAGTCCCATGCATAAGAGCTGGACTGTAAGGAGTTGCCGTCACTTCCACCTGCCTTCTCAACTTCGAGCTGGTATTTTACTTGGTTTTCTCTTGCAATCTCTAGAATGCGATTGACAAAACTTCTGCGAGGAATGCCCCGATCCCGCATAGAAATGGCTACTCCCTTTTTATGCTTGATCGAATCTGAAAGTAAAGTCACATCAGAGATCAAAGCTTGCTGCACTCCGAAATTGTCTTGGAGAAACTTTCCCGCAAACTGTGCTCCGCCTCCTCCGTGCTCTTCGTAAGTGGTGAATACGAGCGCTCCATTGGTAATGGTTCTAGCCAGTTCCAGCGCATTCCAAACCCCCAGTCTGTTGTCTAGGTAAGCACTATTGACATAATTCTTGGTCTCTTTCCAATCGGGAGCATACGTTAAAGTAGTTCCCGGATCGATGGTTCTGGAGGCCTCGTATTTGAAAATCTCTTCTTTTACTTTTTTGACCTTCTTCTTTTCAATTTTGAGGGTGCACTCAATTTTGCCTTTGGAATCTTCTCCGACCATCAAAGTGCCATCTTTTGCTTTTGGGCCACCGATCTTATATAGCACATTCTTGTAAGCTACCGTGAACCCAACTGTGTCGGTATGTGCCAATACGGCTGTTCGCGGTTCTCCGAATACGGCGATAACCATATCTTGAAAACCTGCACCCGAGTATACTTTGGGAGCAACTTTAAAGTCTTTTGAATTCTTGGAGAAATAGTCGAGAATGAAATCTCTCATTTTCCCTTCATCACCCGCCGTTGAGGGGATGGCACATAGTTTTTTGAGGAGCTCGGTGTTCATGTTAGCTGATTCCTAAGTATTCGATGCGAATATCGCTAAAGGCTTGAAAAGATTGGGCGACTTCTTCCTTCTTTTCGGGAAGTAAAGCCACATCTATCGTACAACTGGTCTTAAAGTCTTGATTTGACTCTTCCCAATCATGGGTGCGAAGTGTCAGCATCACTTCACTCATACGCTCATAACCGAAGTGCAGGCGATAATTGGCCATAAGCTGTCGCTCGATGATAGTGCTGTCTTCAATCGCCAGCTCGGCGGCTGTGCGATAGGCGTCGATCAGTCCACCAACTCCAAGTTTCGTTCCTCCGAAATAGCGAACGACTGCAATCAATACATTCGTCAATTCGTACTTCTCGATTTGTCCCAAAATTGGTTTTCCCGCGGAGTTGGAAGGTTCTCCATCGTCGTTGGCACGATACCGATCCATATCCGCTCCCAAGCGCCAGGCATAAGCCACGTGTCGTGCTGAGTGGTGTTCTTGCTTTACTTCGTTCAGAGCCGCCTCAATGTCCGTTTCACTTTTTACGTGAAAGGCATATCCAAAGTGTTTACTTCCTTTCACTTTGTACATGCCTGTACCTCGGGTCGATATAGTTTGGTAGTTGAAATTCAAGGACTCAATAAGGTTAGCATGGCGATGGCGACCAAAGCCAGTAAGATTCCCCAAAGCTTTCTCGGGCTGAGTTTCTCTTTGAATAAAGAGATCCCGACTATCGCCGAGAGGGCAACTACTCCCATGTTATTAGCCGGGATGGCAGCTGATCGATCAATTAGTCCACTTCCTAAAATTCTTAACAAGAAGTATATAGAGCCATAGTTAACCAATCCGAGGATCAATCCAGCGACTATATTTTTAATTCGAAGGCGACTTCTTTTAACGATTCCGCGGTATATCAAGATAATTGTACCGATGGTAGCAGCGATTCCAAAGGGTACGGGAACAAAGTCGGTGTAGGCAATATCGGAGGTGAGGTAATTCTTTTCGGTTAGGGCCAAAAACAAATCGAGCAAACCACTTCCGACAAAAAGTACGATGGGAGTTAGTGCTGCCAGATTAAGGCTGGTTTTCTTTTTTCCCGAAAGGGTGGTTAGCAAAACGGCAATGATTCCTAGTATTATTCCGGTAAGCTTGGCCCAGTGCCAGGATTCATCTTCATCTGCAATGAGAAAAAAGAAAACGGGAATGACCATTGACATCTTAGTGGCAATACCTGTGACGGTGACTCCATGCCGCTGACTGGTGATGGCCATGATATAAAAAAGTGTGATGAAGAGAACACCTACTATTACAGCATTGATCAGCCAAGGTTCTGCGAGTGTATAGTTTCCCCCGCCACTCGAATAGGTGTACCAAAATCCAAAACCCGAAGCGACGAAGTAATTGACAACGATGGCTTGAAAGGTGTCAATCTTGTATTTGCCGA from Cryomorphaceae bacterium 1068 harbors:
- a CDS encoding YigZ family protein; protein product: MNFNYQTISTRGTGMYKVKGSKHFGYAFHVKSETDIEAALNEVKQEHHSARHVAYAWRLGADMDRYRANDDGEPSNSAGKPILGQIEKYELTNVLIAVVRYFGGTKLGVGGLIDAYRTAAELAIEDSTIIERQLMANYRLHFGYERMSEVMLTLRTHDWEESNQDFKTSCTIDVALLPEKKEEVAQSFQAFSDIRIEYLGIS
- a CDS encoding EamA/RhaT family transporter, which gives rise to MIYLLLSIICSTAIYAIFSLFGKYKIDTFQAIVVNYFVASGFGFWYTYSSGGGNYTLAEPWLINAVIVGVLFITLFYIMAITSQRHGVTVTGIATKMSMVIPVFFFLIADEDESWHWAKLTGIILGIIAVLLTTLSGKKKTSLNLAALTPIVLFVGSGLLDLFLALTEKNYLTSDIAYTDFVPVPFGIAATIGTIILIYRGIVKRSRLRIKNIVAGLILGLVNYGSIYFLLRILGSGLIDRSAAIPANNMGVVALSAIVGISLFKEKLSPRKLWGILLALVAIAMLTLLSP
- a CDS encoding M20/M25/M40 family metallo-hydrolase, translating into MNTELLKKLCAIPSTAGDEGKMRDFILDYFSKNSKDFKVAPKVYSGAGFQDMVIAVFGEPRTAVLAHTDTVGFTVAYKNVLYKIGGPKAKDGTLMVGEDSKGKIECTLKIEKKKVKKVKEEIFKYEASRTIDPGTTLTYAPDWKETKNYVNSAYLDNRLGVWNALELARTITNGALVFTTYEEHGGGGAQFAGKFLQDNFGVQQALISDVTLLSDSIKHKKGVAISMRDRGIPRRSFVNRILEIARENQVKYQLEVEKAGGSDGNSLQSSSYAWDWCFIGPPEDNYHQPGEKVHKEDMAEMQKLYKALLESL